One Mesorhizobium sp. L-2-11 genomic region harbors:
- the glcF gene encoding glycolate oxidase subunit GlcF, producing MQTNFSAAQLADPHVAESEKILRKCVHCGFCTATCPTYVTLGNELDSPRGRIYLIKDMLENGRPADKQIVTHIDRCLSCLACMTTCPSGVNYMHLVDHARAHIEETYKRPLPDRLTRAMLALVLPYPSRFRAALKLARLGQPFAGLLEKLPALKPLGAMLKLAPASVPAPSPMASPGIHAGQGTRKNGRVAILTGCAQSVLDPAINDTTIALLTRLGVEVVVPEGEGCCGALVHHMGREAAALASARRNVDAWTRAIEQGGLDAIVITASGCGTTIKDYGFMLRLDPAYADKAARVSALAKDVTEYLVELELPEPVRQPGTIVAYHSACSMQHGQKITRQPKELLARAGFVVREPREGHLCCGSAGTYNILQSEISAQLRDRKVRNIEATGAAIVATGNIGCITQIASAAKLPVVHTVKLLDWAYGGPQPEGVPDSRAAVAAE from the coding sequence ATGCAGACCAATTTCTCAGCTGCCCAGCTTGCCGATCCGCATGTCGCGGAATCGGAAAAGATCCTGCGCAAATGCGTGCATTGCGGCTTCTGCACGGCCACCTGTCCGACCTATGTGACGCTTGGCAATGAGCTGGATTCGCCGCGCGGGCGGATCTACCTGATCAAGGACATGCTGGAGAACGGCCGTCCGGCCGACAAGCAGATCGTCACCCATATCGACCGTTGCCTGTCCTGCCTCGCCTGCATGACAACCTGCCCGTCAGGCGTCAACTACATGCATCTGGTCGACCATGCCCGCGCCCATATCGAGGAAACTTACAAGCGGCCGCTGCCCGATCGGCTAACGCGCGCCATGCTGGCCTTGGTCCTGCCTTATCCCTCGCGGTTTCGCGCTGCGCTCAAGCTGGCGAGGCTCGGTCAGCCATTCGCCGGTCTGCTGGAAAAGCTCCCGGCGCTGAAGCCGCTGGGTGCGATGCTCAAGCTCGCCCCGGCGTCGGTTCCGGCGCCCTCGCCAATGGCTTCGCCGGGCATCCATGCCGGGCAGGGCACGAGAAAAAATGGCCGCGTCGCCATCCTCACCGGCTGCGCGCAGTCCGTGCTCGATCCCGCCATCAACGACACGACGATCGCGCTGCTGACGCGGTTGGGCGTCGAGGTCGTGGTTCCCGAGGGCGAGGGCTGCTGCGGCGCGCTGGTCCATCACATGGGCCGCGAGGCGGCAGCCCTTGCCTCGGCCAGGCGCAACGTCGACGCCTGGACGCGCGCCATCGAGCAAGGCGGGCTGGACGCCATCGTCATCACCGCGTCCGGCTGCGGCACCACCATCAAGGACTATGGTTTCATGCTGCGCCTCGATCCCGCCTATGCCGACAAGGCGGCGCGGGTGTCGGCGCTGGCCAAGGACGTCACCGAATATCTGGTGGAACTCGAGCTGCCCGAGCCGGTGCGCCAGCCCGGCACCATCGTCGCCTATCACTCCGCCTGCTCGATGCAGCACGGCCAGAAAATCACCCGCCAGCCGAAGGAGCTTCTGGCAAGGGCCGGTTTCGTTGTGCGCGAGCCGCGCGAGGGGCATCTGTGCTGCGGCTCGGCCGGCACCTACAACATTTTGCAATCGGAGATTTCGGCTCAGCTGCGTGACCGCAAGGTCAGGAACATCGAGGCGACCGGTGCTGCAATCGTCGCCACCGGCAATATCGGCTGCATCACCCAGATCGCCTCGGCGGCGAAGCTGCCGGTGGTGCATACGGTAAAGCTGCTCGACTGGGCTTATGGCGGGCCGCAGCCGGAGGGCGTTCCGGACAGCAGGGCAGCCGTTGCAGCGGAGTGA
- a CDS encoding bifunctional 5,10-methylenetetrahydrofolate dehydrogenase/5,10-methenyltetrahydrofolate cyclohydrolase, with translation MSLSDDSRYLRGGPVAQRIIASVREDAAIATAEGFAPKLISITVGDTAAVDVYVRNQRAKAALAGIDFEERRFAADITAGELEAAIHGLNADPRVTGIIIQRPVPVHIPIKTLQAAVHPLKDVEGMHPASIGNIVYNQLDLAPCTAAASVELLKETGLDLKGLEVVIVGHSEIVGKPIAFLLMSEGATVTVCHHMTRSVAAHARRADALFVAVGRPRLIKADMVKPGAAVIDIGINAEVGPDGQSRIVGDVDAESVKEVASWITPVPGGVGPITVAILLRNTMVALSRQRALYQATYGAADKLAAE, from the coding sequence ATGTCCCTGTCCGATGACAGCCGCTATCTCCGGGGCGGTCCGGTCGCCCAACGCATCATCGCCTCGGTGCGCGAGGACGCGGCGATCGCCACCGCCGAAGGTTTTGCGCCCAAACTGATATCGATCACCGTCGGCGACACGGCGGCAGTCGATGTCTATGTGCGCAACCAGCGCGCCAAGGCGGCATTGGCCGGTATCGACTTCGAGGAAAGGCGGTTTGCCGCCGATATTACCGCCGGCGAACTCGAAGCGGCGATCCATGGCCTGAATGCCGATCCGCGCGTCACCGGCATCATCATCCAGCGGCCGGTGCCGGTGCATATCCCGATCAAGACGCTTCAGGCGGCGGTGCATCCGCTCAAGGACGTCGAGGGCATGCATCCAGCCTCGATCGGCAACATCGTCTACAACCAGCTCGACCTCGCGCCGTGCACGGCCGCCGCTTCGGTCGAACTGCTCAAGGAGACCGGTCTCGATCTCAAGGGGCTCGAGGTCGTCATTGTCGGTCACTCCGAGATCGTCGGCAAGCCGATCGCCTTCCTGCTGATGAGCGAGGGCGCGACAGTGACGGTCTGCCATCACATGACGCGTTCGGTGGCAGCACACGCGCGGCGCGCCGATGCGCTGTTCGTCGCCGTCGGCAGGCCGCGGCTGATCAAGGCCGACATGGTCAAGCCGGGTGCAGCCGTCATCGACATCGGGATCAATGCCGAGGTCGGACCGGACGGGCAGAGCCGCATCGTCGGCGACGTCGACGCCGAGAGCGTCAAGGAAGTGGCGTCCTGGATCACGCCGGTGCCGGGCGGCGTCGGCCCGATCACCGTGGCGATCCTTTTGCGCAACACGATGGTGGCGCTCAGCCGACAGCGCGCGCTTTACCAGGCGACCTACGGGGCTGCGGACAAGTTGGCGGCGGAATAA
- a CDS encoding AMP-binding protein, with product MPINLDELKNATNLRGRRPPNGATFVAPVDGRAHVSGERTVPLLQQTIPALLSDTVSKYGTLDAAVFVDQDKRFTWSELSDTVDALAAGFLALGLAKGDRVGIWSPNRWEWLVTQFATARIGLILVNINPAYRLTELDYALNKVACRALVTAVKFKSSDYLGMIETLAPEIATATPGELDAKKLPALKIVIRMGEEHSPGMLNFTDVLAMAGRDEHDSLDRISEGLKPGDAINIQFTSGTTGAPKGATLTHNNIVNNGNFVTSAIRLTVDDRLCIPVPLYHCFGMSMGTIGCVTKGATMVFPGEGFDAGATLKAVAGERCTGLYGVPTMFVGMLDHPDFDTFDLTSLRTGIMAGSPCPIEVMKKVVSLMHMAQVTIAYGMTETSPVSFQSSVDDPLEKRVSTVGRVHPHVEVKAIDADGATVAVGAPGELCTRGYSVMKGYWDDEEKTREAIDPDGWMHTGDLATIDAEGYCNIVGRVKDMVIRGGENVYPREVEEFLYRHPKVREVQVFGIPDPKFGEELCAWIVLKPGQTATEQEIKAFCAGQIAHYKVPRHIRFRSELPMTVTGKPQKFLMRQAMVDELGLVTPKTA from the coding sequence ATGCCGATCAATCTCGACGAGTTGAAGAATGCCACCAACCTGCGCGGCCGCCGCCCGCCCAATGGGGCTACGTTTGTCGCACCAGTCGACGGCAGGGCGCATGTTTCGGGCGAGCGCACCGTGCCGCTGCTGCAGCAGACGATCCCGGCGCTGCTTTCCGACACCGTCAGCAAATACGGCACGCTCGATGCCGCCGTCTTCGTCGACCAGGACAAGCGCTTCACCTGGAGCGAACTTTCAGACACGGTCGACGCGCTGGCCGCAGGCTTCCTGGCGCTCGGCCTGGCAAAAGGCGACCGCGTCGGCATCTGGTCGCCGAACCGCTGGGAATGGCTGGTGACGCAATTCGCCACCGCCCGCATCGGCCTGATCCTGGTCAACATCAACCCGGCTTATCGGCTGACCGAACTCGACTATGCGCTGAACAAGGTCGCTTGCCGAGCGCTGGTCACGGCCGTCAAATTCAAGAGCTCCGACTATCTCGGCATGATCGAGACGCTGGCGCCGGAGATCGCGACGGCAACGCCGGGCGAGCTCGATGCGAAAAAATTGCCGGCGCTGAAAATCGTCATCCGCATGGGCGAGGAACATTCGCCCGGCATGCTCAATTTCACCGACGTGCTGGCGATGGCCGGGCGCGACGAGCATGACAGCCTCGACCGGATCTCCGAGGGACTGAAGCCCGGCGATGCCATCAACATCCAGTTCACCTCAGGCACGACAGGCGCGCCCAAGGGCGCGACGCTGACCCACAACAACATCGTCAACAACGGCAATTTCGTCACCTCGGCGATCAGGCTGACCGTTGACGACCGGCTGTGCATCCCGGTGCCGCTCTATCACTGCTTCGGCATGTCGATGGGCACGATCGGCTGCGTCACCAAGGGCGCGACGATGGTTTTCCCGGGCGAGGGGTTCGATGCCGGCGCCACGCTGAAAGCGGTGGCGGGCGAGCGCTGCACCGGCCTCTATGGCGTGCCGACCATGTTCGTCGGCATGCTCGACCATCCGGATTTCGACACCTTCGATCTCACCAGCCTGCGCACCGGCATCATGGCCGGCTCGCCGTGCCCGATCGAGGTGATGAAGAAGGTGGTGTCGCTGATGCATATGGCACAGGTGACAATCGCCTATGGCATGACCGAGACCAGCCCGGTGTCGTTCCAGAGCAGCGTCGACGACCCGCTGGAAAAGCGCGTCTCGACCGTCGGCCGCGTCCACCCCCATGTCGAGGTCAAGGCGATCGATGCCGATGGCGCGACCGTGGCGGTCGGCGCGCCGGGCGAGCTCTGCACGCGCGGCTATTCGGTGATGAAGGGCTATTGGGACGACGAGGAAAAAACCCGCGAGGCGATTGATCCCGACGGCTGGATGCACACCGGCGACCTCGCCACCATCGACGCCGAGGGTTACTGCAACATCGTCGGCAGGGTCAAGGATATGGTTATCCGCGGCGGCGAGAACGTCTATCCGCGCGAGGTCGAGGAGTTTCTCTACCGCCACCCCAAGGTCAGGGAAGTGCAGGTGTTCGGCATCCCCGATCCGAAATTTGGCGAGGAGCTTTGTGCCTGGATCGTGCTCAAGCCGGGCCAGACCGCCACCGAGCAGGAGATCAAGGCCTTCTGCGCCGGCCAGATCGCCCATTACAAGGTCCCGCGCCACATCCGCTTCCGCAGCGAATTGCCGATGACGGTGACCGGCAAGCCGCAGAAGTTTTTGATGCGCCAGGCGATGGTTGACGAACTGGGGCTGGTGACGCCGAAGACGGCTTGA
- a CDS encoding DNA-3-methyladenine glycosylase I, whose product MDEKTGLLAGPDGIARCFWHGNLPDYLHYHDHEWGRPVADDRRLFEKICLEGFQSGLSWLTILRKRENFREAFAGFDIDKIAAFTEQDVERLLGNAGIIRHRGKIVSTINNARRARELADEAGSLAAWFWKFEPGPDERPEIVDLVHLRANPTTAVSVRISKELKKRGWSFVGPTTVYAFMQAMGLVNDHLEGCVCREQVEAERKAFKRPK is encoded by the coding sequence ATGGATGAGAAGACAGGCCTGCTCGCCGGACCCGATGGTATCGCGCGCTGCTTCTGGCACGGCAATCTGCCGGATTATTTGCACTACCACGATCACGAATGGGGCCGGCCGGTCGCCGACGACCGCAGGCTGTTCGAAAAGATCTGCCTCGAAGGCTTTCAGTCGGGCCTGTCCTGGCTGACCATATTGCGCAAGCGCGAGAATTTTCGCGAGGCGTTCGCCGGCTTCGATATCGACAAGATCGCCGCCTTCACCGAACAGGATGTCGAGCGCCTGCTCGGCAATGCCGGCATCATTCGCCACCGCGGCAAGATCGTCTCGACCATCAACAACGCCAGGCGCGCGCGTGAACTGGCCGACGAGGCCGGCTCGCTGGCAGCCTGGTTCTGGAAGTTCGAACCCGGCCCGGACGAACGGCCCGAAATCGTCGATCTCGTCCATCTGCGCGCCAACCCGACCACGGCAGTCTCGGTGCGGATTTCGAAGGAGCTGAAGAAGCGCGGCTGGAGCTTTGTCGGCCCGACCACCGTCTACGCCTTCATGCAGGCCATGGGGCTGGTCAACGACCATCTCGAGGGCTGCGTCTGCCGCGAGCAGGTCGAGGCGGAGCGCAAGGCGTTCAAAAGGCCGAAGTAG
- a CDS encoding ATP phosphoribosyltransferase regulatory subunit — protein MTSRYPAIASDITKLFAARNTHAVEVAVLQPADPFLDMAGEDLRRRIFLTESETGQTLCLRPEFTIPVCLDHIASQAGTPRRYSYLGEVFRQRREGGNEFFQAGIEDLGDGDTPQADARSLADAHALLSLVLPGQELTITLGDQTVFEAVLAALGLPRGWRMRLARAFGSAAMLEAALADLANPPRNGQLAGAVAALVLDGDLDGLSSHIAGGMEQAGLSASAGRSPTEIARRLIEKAELRSVRLSNEAFSALKTFLAIDVVLDGAAKALETFAAGAGLSLGAALDNFSARAKAIEALGLPLAKIRYDAAFGRPLDYYTGLVFEIAAQNSDRPLVGGGRYDRLLTLLGAKTPIPGVGFSVWLDRIEALREKAP, from the coding sequence ATGACGTCCCGCTACCCCGCCATCGCATCAGACATCACAAAGCTCTTCGCCGCGCGCAACACGCATGCGGTCGAGGTGGCGGTGCTGCAGCCGGCCGACCCGTTCCTCGATATGGCCGGCGAGGATTTGCGCCGGCGTATTTTCCTCACCGAAAGCGAGACCGGACAGACGCTTTGCCTGCGGCCGGAATTCACCATCCCGGTCTGCCTCGACCACATTGCCAGCCAGGCCGGCACGCCGCGCCGCTATTCCTATCTCGGCGAGGTGTTTCGCCAACGCCGCGAGGGGGGAAACGAGTTTTTCCAGGCCGGCATCGAGGATCTCGGCGACGGCGATACGCCGCAAGCCGATGCCCGATCGCTGGCCGATGCGCATGCGCTGCTTTCGCTGGTGCTGCCGGGCCAGGAACTAACGATCACGCTCGGCGACCAGACTGTTTTCGAGGCGGTGCTCGCCGCACTCGGCCTGCCGCGCGGCTGGCGCATGCGGCTGGCCCGCGCCTTCGGTTCGGCGGCGATGCTGGAGGCAGCGCTTGCCGACCTCGCCAACCCGCCGCGCAATGGCCAACTCGCCGGCGCGGTCGCAGCCCTTGTCCTCGACGGCGATCTGGACGGGCTTTCGTCGCACATCGCCGGCGGCATGGAGCAAGCGGGCCTGTCGGCGTCGGCCGGCCGGTCGCCGACCGAGATTGCGCGGCGCTTGATCGAAAAGGCCGAGCTGCGCAGCGTGCGGCTGTCGAACGAGGCGTTTTCGGCGCTGAAGACTTTTTTGGCGATCGATGTGGTGCTCGACGGCGCGGCGAAAGCGCTCGAAACCTTCGCAGCCGGCGCCGGCCTTTCGCTGGGCGCGGCGCTGGACAATTTCTCCGCGCGCGCCAAGGCGATCGAAGCGCTTGGCCTGCCCTTGGCAAAAATCCGCTACGACGCCGCCTTTGGCCGTCCGCTCGACTACTACACCGGCCTGGTCTTCGAGATCGCGGCGCAAAACAGCGACCGGCCGCTGGTCGGCGGCGGACGCTATGACCGCTTGCTGACGTTGCTCGGCGCGAAAACGCCGATCCCCGGCGTCGGCTTTTCCGTCTGGCTCGATCGCATCGAAGCGTTGCGGGAGAAGGCGCCATGA
- a CDS encoding FAD-binding protein produces the protein MTTLTPATAAETLATVQWAAAEQSPLEILGHGSKRGIGRPQQTEHTLDLSKLSGVTLYEPAELVLSAKSGTPLAEIEKLLAENGQQLAFEPLDYGPLLGGEKGKGTIGGVLAANLCGPRRLKAGAARDHILGVAAVSGRGEPFKSGGRVVKNVTGYDLSKLMANSWGTLAVVTDVTFKVLPAAETEVTLALRGLLDDHAAAAMALALGSSAEVSSAAHLPERVAARVAGGSLGSTAATLLRVEGFGPSVAYRIAALKDLLGNAGPLEEISSEVSHSLWRDIRDCAPFADGLEKPVWRVSMAPAQGHQMVLALRMQAAVDAFYDWQGGLIWLRMEHGDPEADLLRALVGQYGGGHATLVRAAPSHRAAVPVFEPQAPKMAALSARLKAEFDPKAILNPGRMA, from the coding sequence ATGACCACCTTGACCCCCGCCACCGCAGCCGAAACTCTCGCCACCGTCCAATGGGCCGCGGCGGAACAATCGCCGCTCGAAATTCTTGGCCATGGCTCGAAGCGCGGCATCGGCCGTCCGCAGCAGACCGAGCACACACTCGACCTGTCGAAACTGTCAGGCGTGACGCTCTACGAGCCGGCCGAACTGGTGCTGTCGGCGAAATCGGGCACGCCGCTGGCCGAGATCGAAAAATTACTCGCCGAAAACGGCCAGCAGCTCGCCTTCGAGCCATTGGACTATGGCCCGCTGCTCGGCGGCGAAAAGGGAAAAGGCACGATCGGCGGCGTACTGGCCGCGAATCTTTGCGGCCCGCGCCGGCTGAAGGCCGGGGCGGCGCGCGATCATATTCTTGGCGTGGCAGCGGTTTCCGGGCGTGGCGAGCCGTTCAAGTCGGGCGGCCGCGTGGTCAAGAACGTCACCGGCTACGACCTCTCCAAGCTCATGGCCAACAGCTGGGGCACGCTTGCCGTCGTTACCGACGTCACTTTCAAGGTGCTGCCCGCTGCCGAGACCGAAGTCACGCTGGCTTTGCGCGGCCTGCTCGACGATCATGCCGCGGCCGCTATGGCGCTGGCGCTCGGCTCGAGCGCCGAAGTGTCGAGTGCTGCCCATCTTCCCGAACGCGTTGCCGCACGGGTCGCCGGCGGCAGTCTCGGCAGCACCGCCGCTACATTGCTGCGCGTCGAGGGGTTTGGGCCGTCGGTCGCCTACCGCATTGCGGCGCTGAAAGACCTGCTCGGAAATGCCGGGCCGCTCGAGGAAATTTCGAGCGAGGTCTCGCATTCCCTCTGGCGCGACATCCGCGATTGCGCGCCGTTTGCCGACGGCCTGGAAAAGCCGGTGTGGCGCGTGTCGATGGCGCCGGCGCAGGGCCACCAGATGGTGCTGGCGCTGCGCATGCAGGCGGCCGTCGATGCCTTCTATGACTGGCAGGGCGGACTGATCTGGCTGCGCATGGAGCATGGCGATCCCGAAGCCGATCTTCTGCGCGCACTGGTGGGGCAGTATGGCGGCGGCCATGCGACGCTGGTACGCGCCGCCCCTTCGCATCGCGCCGCTGTGCCGGTGTTCGAGCCACAGGCGCCGAAAATGGCAGCGTTGTCGGCACGGCTCAAAGCCGAATTCGATCCGAAGGCGATCCTCAACCCCGGCCGCATGGCTTAG
- the hisS gene encoding histidine--tRNA ligase: MADKSEKMKARLPRGLVDRGAEDIRAVEKMMATIRSVYELYGFEPVDQPLIEYTDALGKFLPDQDRPNEGVFSFQDDDDQWLSLRYDLTAPMARFVAENFERLPKPYRSYRSGWVFRNEKPGPGRFRQFMQFDADTVGTPGVAADAEMAMMMADVMEALGIKRGDYVIRVNNRKVLDGVLEAIGLGGDENIGRRLSVLRAIDKLDKFGPEGVKLLLGKGRWDGGKEGEGDFTKGAGLDEVQAAFVVAVVLHNQHVEAGLKNDVGKWNRALGANPTAEAGFAELKEIETLVLAAGYGPDRIRIDPSVVRGLEYYTGPVYEAELLAEIPNEEGKIVRFGSVGGGGRYDGLVSRFRGEPVPATGFSIGVSRLMTALKNLGKLDTSEVIAPVVVLTMDKDTESLGRYQKMVAELRAAGIRSEMYLGGAGMKAQLKYADRRGSPVAIIQGGDERAKGEVQIKDLIEGARMSGEIVDNAEWRAARPAQVTVAESDLVGEVRKMLAAQAEERARGK; encoded by the coding sequence ATGGCCGACAAATCGGAAAAGATGAAAGCGCGGCTGCCGCGTGGGCTTGTCGACCGCGGCGCCGAGGATATCCGTGCCGTCGAGAAGATGATGGCGACGATCCGCTCGGTCTATGAGCTGTACGGCTTCGAGCCGGTCGACCAGCCGCTGATCGAATACACCGATGCGTTGGGCAAGTTCCTGCCCGACCAGGACCGGCCGAACGAAGGTGTTTTCTCCTTCCAGGACGACGACGACCAGTGGCTGTCGCTGCGCTACGACCTGACCGCGCCGATGGCCCGCTTCGTCGCCGAAAACTTTGAACGTCTGCCGAAACCCTATCGCAGCTACCGCTCCGGCTGGGTGTTCCGCAACGAGAAGCCCGGCCCCGGCCGCTTCCGCCAGTTCATGCAGTTCGACGCCGACACGGTCGGCACGCCGGGCGTTGCTGCGGACGCTGAAATGGCGATGATGATGGCCGACGTTATGGAGGCGCTCGGCATCAAGCGCGGCGACTATGTCATCCGGGTCAACAACCGCAAGGTGCTCGACGGCGTGCTCGAGGCGATCGGCCTTGGCGGCGATGAGAATATCGGCCGCCGGCTGTCCGTGCTGCGGGCAATCGACAAGCTGGACAAGTTTGGACCGGAAGGCGTCAAGCTTTTGCTGGGCAAAGGTCGCTGGGACGGCGGTAAAGAGGGCGAGGGGGATTTTACAAAGGGCGCTGGGCTAGACGAAGTTCAAGCAGCGTTCGTTGTCGCCGTCGTTCTTCACAACCAACACGTCGAGGCTGGGCTCAAAAACGATGTAGGTAAATGGAACAGGGCCCTTGGGGCCAACCCCACCGCCGAAGCAGGATTTGCTGAACTCAAAGAGATTGAAACGCTTGTCCTAGCTGCAGGCTATGGTCCGGACCGCATCCGCATCGACCCTTCCGTCGTCCGCGGCCTCGAATATTACACCGGCCCGGTCTACGAAGCCGAACTGCTGGCCGAAATTCCCAACGAAGAGGGAAAAATCGTGCGCTTCGGCTCGGTCGGCGGTGGCGGGCGCTATGACGGGCTGGTCTCGCGCTTTCGTGGCGAGCCGGTGCCGGCGACGGGTTTTTCCATCGGCGTCTCCAGGCTGATGACGGCGCTGAAGAACCTCGGCAAGCTCGATACATCAGAGGTGATCGCGCCGGTCGTCGTGCTCACCATGGACAAGGACACGGAAAGCCTCGGCCGCTACCAAAAGATGGTGGCCGAGCTGCGTGCCGCCGGTATCCGCTCGGAAATGTATCTCGGCGGCGCCGGCATGAAGGCGCAGCTCAAATATGCCGACCGCCGCGGCAGCCCGGTCGCCATCATCCAGGGCGGCGACGAACGGGCGAAGGGCGAGGTGCAGATCAAGGATTTAATCGAGGGCGCCCGGATGTCGGGGGAGATTGTGGACAACGCCGAATGGCGCGCGGCGCGGCCGGCTCAGGTGACGGTGGCGGAAAGCGATCTGGTTGGCGAGGTGAGGAAGATGCTGGCGGCGCAGGCGGAGGAGCGGGCGCGTGGCAAGTAG
- a CDS encoding L,D-transpeptidase has product MKTFLFPLLGAAAVLATAATSSSANDRYADRPPVMVSPDLSAPWVLQLGRAPGIVRQNRQEMQRPQRRSQRQAQPAQLHTAALQAPSKKRIVARPQINPIYLPQEVAYDGPEKPGTIVIDTRENFLYLVENNGKARRYGVGTGKPGFEWAGKHKISQKRVWPEWRPPAVMISREAAKGRYLPTYVAGGVENPLGARALYLGSTLYRIHGTNQPWTIGGAVSSGCIRMRNEDVVDLYERVDVGTTVVVM; this is encoded by the coding sequence ATGAAGACATTTTTGTTCCCGCTGCTTGGCGCCGCAGCCGTGCTGGCCACTGCCGCTACATCCTCCAGCGCCAACGACCGTTATGCCGACAGGCCGCCGGTGATGGTGAGTCCCGACCTTTCGGCGCCCTGGGTGCTGCAGCTTGGCCGCGCGCCGGGCATCGTCCGCCAGAACCGGCAAGAGATGCAAAGGCCGCAGCGCCGTTCTCAACGGCAGGCGCAACCGGCTCAGCTGCACACGGCGGCGTTGCAGGCGCCGTCCAAGAAGCGCATTGTCGCGCGCCCGCAGATCAACCCGATCTACCTGCCGCAGGAAGTCGCCTATGACGGCCCGGAGAAGCCGGGCACGATCGTTATCGATACGCGGGAGAATTTCCTCTATCTGGTCGAAAACAACGGCAAGGCGCGGCGCTATGGCGTCGGCACCGGCAAGCCGGGCTTCGAATGGGCCGGCAAGCACAAGATCTCGCAGAAGAGGGTCTGGCCCGAATGGCGACCGCCGGCGGTGATGATTTCGCGTGAGGCAGCCAAAGGCCGTTATCTGCCGACCTATGTTGCCGGCGGCGTCGAGAACCCGCTCGGTGCGCGCGCGCTTTATCTCGGCTCGACACTCTACCGCATCCACGGCACCAACCAACCATGGACGATCGGCGGCGCCGTGTCGTCGGGCTGCATTCGCATGCGCAACGAGGACGTCGTCGACCTCTATGAGCGGGTCGATGTTGGCACGACGGTTGTGGTGATGTAA
- the hisG gene encoding ATP phosphoribosyltransferase produces MITLAIPSKGRLKQQALDVLAKAGLAVSLPGDERKYRAQIEGVEAVEVAFLSASEIAGEIGQGSVDLGITGEDLMRESLADWEARAEIVARLGFGNADVVVAVPDIWLDVDTMADLDDVAADFRQRHGRRLRIATKYWRLTQQFFSQKHGIQVYRIVESLGATEGAPAAGLADVVVDITTSGSTLRANHLKVLADGVILRSQACLVASRKPRATADEAVLRDIAAKMSALPPP; encoded by the coding sequence ATGATCACGCTGGCGATCCCGTCGAAGGGCCGGCTCAAGCAGCAGGCGCTGGACGTGCTGGCCAAAGCCGGGCTTGCCGTCAGCCTGCCCGGCGACGAGCGCAAATACCGCGCCCAAATCGAAGGCGTGGAAGCGGTCGAGGTGGCGTTCCTGTCGGCCTCAGAGATCGCAGGCGAAATCGGCCAGGGCTCGGTCGACCTCGGCATCACCGGCGAGGATCTGATGCGCGAAAGCCTCGCCGACTGGGAGGCGCGCGCGGAGATCGTCGCCCGCCTCGGTTTCGGCAATGCCGACGTCGTGGTGGCGGTGCCCGATATCTGGCTCGACGTCGATACGATGGCCGACCTCGACGATGTCGCCGCCGATTTCCGCCAGCGCCACGGCAGGCGGCTCAGGATCGCCACCAAATACTGGCGGCTGACGCAGCAGTTCTTTTCGCAAAAGCACGGCATCCAGGTCTATCGCATCGTCGAGAGCCTGGGCGCCACCGAAGGTGCGCCGGCGGCGGGATTGGCCGATGTCGTCGTCGACATCACCACGTCAGGCTCGACGCTGCGCGCCAATCATCTGAAGGTTTTGGCAGACGGCGTCATCCTGCGCTCGCAAGCCTGCCTGGTCGCATCGCGCAAGCCGCGCGCGACGGCCGACGAGGCTGTTCTGCGCGATATCGCGGCGAAGATGAGCGCTCTCCCTCCCCCTTGA